A section of the Paenibacillus odorifer genome encodes:
- a CDS encoding stalk domain-containing protein yields the protein MDLKKLTLVAVLAVSQAASAVPAFAEAVNNTPSNTTVIGTVVSAAPEVMPESTDPLPPLPTETPGGVVSPTPTPIPAETVDPTTTVEPTATIEPTATPLPTATPGVTTEPTTTTDGARAAASNQLILMMNSNKMYQNGQEYLANQPMAVKNGVSYVSIRAMVERVGVKYVYDYKTKETIVTKGSDVMRFKTDSKVYTVNGEKKTMKGPAYQYKGTFMVPLTSITGALGIPYTVDNVQKRVILTLNNKPKASFTVPTEIYAGEPVTFVTSSSSPNGVAIVDESWGGNKQDIYDQPGYYVVTYSVMDANQQWSDPYSMTITVLKPNTPPVANFTTDKDSYKMGEMITYTDLSNDPDGDEITVTWTNKAEAFFTPGPATIAVQVKDSHGAISTFEKTVNISDEILYSKEDFNRLFASPGSVFSIDGSMVPTWQQVAYNLSSEPYKLIRSNSPETVYTEGVTYRETSLGKTRFLIHHKNNLNIKAKVYVIATNNNLYPTTLTTEYVGFAGPSTYPEGTGKMSVERYWKSMLTNEHYKTIVLQPGESVSILTDLNQIAMKPSEIVSLQADLFSDYPIDYNVMLIDANKDPLTTLPTLPVLDQDGVHNRGTYEDSTRIITVTDEVGKTPAKLLLGDNSSDKNLAGVDPMAGTEASNAGNFGVLYKIRFENVAPNSLITFNPRGGNYMGPVMVNNQIVHMPSVGSLANADMNSVVYRSGEYGGSVEILFTAASGSNLPVNFLITPLPAKK from the coding sequence ATGGATTTGAAAAAGTTAACGTTAGTTGCTGTTTTGGCTGTATCTCAGGCCGCCTCGGCAGTGCCGGCTTTTGCTGAAGCTGTCAATAATACCCCAAGTAATACTACTGTAATAGGGACAGTTGTTTCAGCTGCGCCGGAGGTAATGCCAGAATCTACCGATCCATTGCCGCCATTGCCGACGGAGACGCCAGGAGGAGTAGTGTCACCAACACCAACTCCTATTCCTGCAGAGACAGTTGATCCTACGACTACTGTTGAACCTACAGCAACAATTGAACCTACTGCAACACCGCTTCCAACTGCAACACCTGGAGTTACTACAGAACCTACTACAACAACAGATGGTGCTCGTGCTGCGGCTAGCAATCAGCTTATCCTTATGATGAACAGCAACAAAATGTATCAGAACGGCCAGGAATATTTAGCTAATCAGCCTATGGCAGTGAAAAACGGCGTGTCCTACGTTTCGATCCGGGCTATGGTAGAACGTGTAGGTGTGAAATACGTTTATGATTATAAAACGAAAGAAACCATTGTTACCAAGGGAAGCGACGTTATGCGCTTTAAGACCGACAGCAAGGTCTATACAGTTAATGGTGAAAAGAAGACAATGAAAGGTCCAGCTTACCAATACAAGGGTACTTTCATGGTTCCATTGACATCCATAACTGGGGCACTGGGCATTCCTTACACCGTTGATAATGTACAAAAGCGGGTAATCCTTACATTAAACAACAAACCTAAAGCTTCTTTCACAGTGCCAACTGAAATTTACGCCGGCGAACCAGTGACCTTCGTTACCTCCAGCTCGTCACCAAATGGTGTAGCTATTGTGGATGAAAGCTGGGGAGGTAACAAGCAGGATATCTATGATCAACCAGGATATTATGTAGTAACCTATTCCGTAATGGATGCGAATCAACAGTGGAGTGATCCTTACTCCATGACCATCACAGTGCTTAAACCTAATACACCTCCAGTTGCTAATTTCACTACAGACAAGGATTCATATAAGATGGGTGAAATGATTACTTATACCGATCTAAGTAACGATCCTGATGGTGATGAAATTACCGTAACTTGGACGAACAAAGCAGAAGCTTTCTTTACTCCGGGTCCAGCGACAATTGCTGTCCAAGTAAAAGATTCACATGGCGCGATCAGTACCTTTGAGAAAACCGTTAATATTTCGGATGAAATCTTGTACAGTAAAGAAGATTTCAACAGATTATTTGCATCTCCGGGCAGTGTGTTTAGCATCGATGGATCGATGGTTCCTACTTGGCAGCAAGTAGCTTATAATCTTTCTTCCGAGCCTTATAAACTAATTCGCAGCAACAGCCCAGAAACGGTGTATACAGAAGGTGTTACTTACCGTGAGACTTCATTAGGTAAAACCCGCTTCTTGATTCACCACAAGAATAACCTGAATATTAAAGCTAAAGTGTATGTGATTGCTACGAATAACAATCTTTACCCAACTACGCTTACAACAGAATATGTTGGCTTTGCAGGCCCAAGCACATATCCTGAAGGTACAGGTAAAATGTCTGTAGAACGTTATTGGAAATCTATGCTTACAAATGAGCATTATAAAACGATTGTTCTGCAACCCGGGGAAAGCGTCTCAATTCTGACGGATCTAAACCAAATTGCGATGAAACCAAGTGAAATTGTTTCACTGCAAGCGGACTTATTTAGTGATTATCCAATCGATTATAATGTCATGTTAATTGATGCGAATAAAGATCCACTGACTACACTTCCAACACTTCCAGTTCTGGATCAAGACGGAGTGCATAATCGGGGAACTTACGAAGATTCTACTCGTATTATCACGGTTACCGATGAGGTAGGAAAAACCCCTGCAAAACTTCTGCTAGGCGATAATTCCAGTGATAAGAACCTGGCTGGCGTAGACCCAATGGCAGGTACGGAAGCATCCAATGCCGGTAATTTCGGGGTATTATACAAGATCAGATTCGAAAATGTTGCACCAAACTCCTTGATTACGTTTAATCCACGTGGCGGTAACTATATGGGGCCGGTTATGGTTAATAATCAAATCGTGCATATGCCAAGCGTGGGAAGTCTTGCTAATGCTGATATGAACAGTGTGGTTTATCGTAGTGGTGAGTATGGCGGCAGTGTGGAGATTTTGTTCACAGCAGCTTCAGGCAGTAACTTGCCGGTCAATTTCCTCATCACTCCACTTCCAGCAAAGAAATAA
- a CDS encoding sensor histidine kinase: MSKKISILVQLIMGFSLIIFTIVGFTIFLSYRSSSQAVLNRSNQYILESVKQLQGKMDAILQDNDKLSSTIMFSPLIQETLGDLALSRSPRTDAMEITRYIDQQTRSINSDIQFKLLGLSDDQVYTNSSSLKVIWDSEKEIRDAYWFPAIAQNKGRMVWFGVDVWQNGNIPVVMGARQINDWNDLNRLGTLFLVLPVEVIHNAVSQFHLGKNEKIQVVDSFNTIVYSTDPKEIGLYMNDGLLKQFSNHKARIIPQKINSRNLFVSYAYSDYSEWSVFAYIDSKDAVKDLNTIRRNIILIGLLGMGAALLFTFFFSWTLSKPLRNLATKLSNVERGTTLPFVKTTMNKEMAILYSSYNSMLQNLDHTIADLSSKQISEKQAQIVALKAQFRPHFLYNTLNTIYWSLANKRMQEESQMVLALSDLLRYSIDRGSEFVTVEEDLKQLERFIFLQKLRYEDKLQIDLFVNPEVMNGQLMKLTLQPLVENAITHGLEPTLREVWLIRIRAYSEGTSLVLTVEDNGDGMSEESMADALVGGEVNPEKLLHTGIGLSNLNHRIELIYGQEFGLQLSTSELGGLFVKVTVPLQYDQS, encoded by the coding sequence ATGTCCAAAAAAATCTCCATCCTCGTTCAATTAATCATGGGCTTCTCTCTAATCATCTTCACCATCGTAGGATTCACCATTTTTTTGTCCTACCGCTCTTCCTCTCAAGCTGTTTTAAACCGCTCCAACCAATATATCCTGGAATCCGTCAAGCAACTTCAAGGTAAAATGGACGCAATTCTTCAGGATAACGATAAGCTTTCTTCTACGATCATGTTCAGTCCCTTGATTCAAGAAACCTTGGGAGACTTAGCGTTGTCACGTTCACCTCGTACAGACGCCATGGAAATTACTCGTTACATAGATCAACAGACACGTTCCATAAACTCTGACATCCAGTTCAAGCTGCTCGGGCTGTCCGATGATCAGGTGTATACCAACAGCAGTTCCTTAAAGGTCATCTGGGACAGCGAAAAGGAAATCCGTGATGCTTATTGGTTTCCGGCTATAGCACAGAATAAAGGCCGAATGGTCTGGTTCGGTGTAGATGTATGGCAGAACGGTAATATCCCTGTGGTGATGGGTGCCAGACAAATTAATGATTGGAATGATCTAAACCGGTTAGGAACCCTGTTTCTTGTCCTCCCTGTCGAGGTTATCCATAACGCTGTCAGCCAATTTCACCTCGGCAAAAATGAGAAAATCCAAGTTGTTGATTCATTTAATACCATTGTCTATTCCACAGATCCAAAAGAAATTGGACTCTATATGAACGACGGGCTTCTAAAACAATTCAGCAATCATAAAGCCAGAATCATTCCACAAAAAATAAACTCACGCAATCTATTCGTATCCTATGCCTATTCCGACTATAGCGAGTGGAGCGTTTTTGCTTACATTGATTCTAAAGACGCTGTCAAAGATTTAAATACGATTCGCCGGAATATTATTTTAATTGGCCTGCTGGGGATGGGCGCTGCCCTACTATTCACTTTCTTTTTCTCTTGGACCCTATCCAAGCCCCTTCGTAATCTGGCAACCAAGCTGAGCAATGTCGAACGGGGAACTACTTTACCTTTTGTAAAAACAACCATGAACAAAGAAATGGCTATCCTTTATTCAAGCTATAATTCGATGCTCCAAAACCTGGATCATACTATCGCTGACCTATCCAGCAAGCAGATCAGTGAAAAGCAAGCTCAGATCGTAGCACTCAAAGCGCAATTCCGCCCGCATTTCCTTTATAACACTTTGAATACAATCTATTGGTCGCTCGCCAACAAACGCATGCAGGAAGAGTCCCAAATGGTACTCGCTCTAAGTGACCTGCTCCGCTATAGCATTGACCGCGGATCCGAATTCGTTACAGTTGAGGAGGATTTAAAGCAATTAGAACGGTTCATTTTTCTCCAGAAGCTGCGCTACGAGGACAAATTGCAGATTGATCTTTTTGTAAATCCTGAGGTTATGAATGGCCAGCTTATGAAATTAACCCTTCAGCCACTTGTCGAAAATGCCATTACTCATGGACTTGAACCCACACTTCGGGAAGTATGGCTAATTCGCATACGTGCCTATAGTGAAGGAACATCTCTGGTGTTAACTGTAGAAGACAACGGGGACGGCATGAGCGAGGAAAGTATGGCAGACGCATTAGTCGGCGGTGAGGTTAATCCGGAGAAGCTGCTTCATACCGGAATTGGACTATCCAATCTAAATCATCGCATAGAGCTGATCTACGGACAGGAATTTGGTCTACAGCTATCAACAAGCGAGCTTGGTGGCTTATTTGTGAAAGTCACTGTTCCATTACAGTATGATCAAAGTTAA
- a CDS encoding response regulator produces MNVLIVDDESFVRRSLSEMLGSANHNFSIIGSAENGLEAVQLLKEHMVDLVISDIRMPGMDGLELAKHIHECYPDTETVLLTGYQDFTYASQAIRYGVKEYLVKPNSVEHILEVATGVYERLQLKKQQRQLTQLREKNLREKRLSDLLYGIPLPYFEEQLIPPFHSFVVITVNHLGVGMPQNWSEQAMYAAVVNILEECFALYANVVGIQEEQEAIMLLFYPLEQPNGVDEVLTQELLHKLSGILKSPFCAGVSNPHYQLGALATAYHESLEACQQVKKESTPSVIFFRDLTIHSASPQLAEQLQVKATRRVISMMIEVMNSRLQENLSLKMIADELYMNPTYLGRLFKDDVGEPFSSFLTKLRIQKATELLENVTLKVYEVSELVGFKDPAYFSLIFKKYMGMTPQEFQKHNK; encoded by the coding sequence ATGAATGTGTTAATCGTGGACGACGAAAGTTTTGTTCGCCGTTCTCTGTCAGAAATGCTGGGAAGTGCGAATCATAACTTTAGCATTATTGGCTCGGCAGAGAACGGTTTAGAAGCTGTGCAACTGTTAAAAGAGCATATGGTTGATCTGGTGATATCCGATATACGAATGCCCGGCATGGATGGACTGGAACTTGCAAAGCATATCCATGAATGTTATCCAGACACTGAAACCGTGCTGCTCACAGGTTATCAGGATTTCACCTATGCTAGTCAAGCCATCCGTTATGGTGTAAAGGAATATTTGGTTAAACCAAATTCAGTAGAACATATTCTTGAAGTCGCAACAGGCGTATATGAACGTCTTCAATTGAAGAAACAGCAGAGGCAATTAACGCAGCTGAGAGAAAAAAACCTTCGGGAGAAACGCTTATCTGATCTTCTTTACGGCATCCCGTTACCCTATTTTGAAGAACAACTTATTCCTCCTTTTCATTCCTTTGTAGTCATAACCGTAAACCATCTTGGAGTAGGCATGCCGCAGAACTGGTCGGAACAAGCCATGTATGCAGCGGTCGTTAATATATTAGAAGAATGTTTTGCGCTGTACGCCAATGTTGTTGGTATTCAAGAGGAGCAGGAAGCCATCATGCTATTATTCTATCCTCTTGAGCAGCCTAACGGCGTGGATGAGGTATTGACACAAGAACTGCTGCATAAGCTGTCGGGTATTCTGAAATCGCCATTCTGTGCAGGGGTCTCCAACCCTCACTATCAATTGGGGGCACTCGCGACCGCCTATCACGAGAGTCTGGAAGCTTGTCAGCAGGTCAAAAAAGAGAGTACGCCATCCGTTATCTTTTTCAGAGACCTCACCATACATTCGGCTTCTCCACAGCTCGCTGAACAATTACAAGTAAAGGCAACGCGCAGGGTAATCTCTATGATGATTGAGGTTATGAATTCCCGGCTCCAAGAGAATCTCTCCCTCAAAATGATCGCAGATGAACTGTATATGAATCCTACCTATCTCGGCCGATTGTTTAAAGATGATGTAGGGGAACCTTTCTCTAGCTTCCTTACCAAACTTCGTATTCAAAAAGCTACTGAATTATTAGAGAATGTTACTCTCAAGGTATATGAGGTTAGCGAATTAGTAGGCTTTAAGGATCCTGCATATTTCAGCCTTATTTTTAAGAAATACATGGGGATGACTCCTCAGGAATTTCAGAAGCACAACAAATAA